A genomic stretch from Bos mutus isolate GX-2022 chromosome 4, NWIPB_WYAK_1.1, whole genome shotgun sequence includes:
- the LOC102282347 gene encoding serine protease 1, with the protein MKTFIFLALLGAAVAFPVDDDDKIVGGYTCGANTVPYQVSLNSGYHFCGGSLINSQWVVSAAHCYKSGIQVRLGEDNINVAEGNEQFISASKSIVHPSYNSNTLNNDIMLIKLKSAASLNSRVASISLPTSCASAGTQCLISGWGNTKSSGSNYPDVLQCLKAPILSDSSCKSAYPGQITSNMFCAGYLEGGKDSCQGDSGGPVVCSGKLQGIVSWGYGCAQKNKPGVYTKVCNYVSWIKQTIASN; encoded by the exons ATGAAGACCTTCATCTTTCTAGCTCTCCTGGGAGCTGCTG TTGCTTTCCCTGTGGACGATGATGACAAGATCGTGGGCGGCTACACCTGTGGGGCAAATACTGTCCCCTACCAAGTGTCCCTGAACTCTGGCTACCACTTCTGCGGGGGCTCCCTCATCAACAGCCAGTGGGTGGTGTCTGCGGCTCACTGCTACAAGTC CGGAATCCAAGTGCGTCTGGGAGAAGACAACATTAATGTCGCTGAGGGCAATGAGCAATTCATCAGCGCATCCAAGAGCATCGTCCATCCCAGCTACAACTCAAACACCTTAAACAACGACATCATGCTGATTAAACTGAAATCAGCTGCCAGTCTCAACAGCCGAGTAGCCTCTATCTCTCTGCCAACATCCTGTGCCTCTGCTGGCACCCAGTGTCTCATCTCTGGCTGGGGCAACACCAAAAGCAGTGGCAGTAA CTACCCTGATGTCCTGCAGTGTCTGAAGGCTCCCATCCTATCAGACAGCTCTTGCAAAAGTGCCTACCCAGGCCAGATCACCAGCAACATGTTCTGTGCGGGCTACCTGGAGGGCGGAAAGGACTCCTGCCAG GGTGACTCCGGTGGCCCTGTGGTCTGCAGTGGAAAGCTCCAGGGCATTGTCTCCTGGGGCTATGGCTGCGCTCAGAAAAACAAGCCTGGTGTCTACACCAAGGTCTGCAACTACGTGAGCTGGATTAAGCAGACCATCGCCTCCAACTAA